Proteins encoded together in one Bradyrhizobium sp. PSBB068 window:
- a CDS encoding DUF2232 domain-containing protein, which produces MIAILIVALAAGAASALMFASISSGALISILLFYLSPLPIMVAAFGWGPLAAAIGGVGAASVLGAIFGLPYSIAFAMMVAVPGWWLGHLALLGRPIEGAAGDGATQQPPALEWYPVGRILLWIAAFAVITTTATLLTLGADTDTITAALRRGLLKVLSAGDGQGSVEIERLVDMLVILAPLAATILSMVTLTLNLWLAGKITQTSGRLNRPWPELRSTALPSMTLVALLVAAALSFVGGMLALLAQIVTAALVIGYALVGFAVLHTLTLSLNSRGFWLGGIYAVVVMFGWPIVAIFALGIADAVFGLRQRYLQTRPPPLPAA; this is translated from the coding sequence ATGATCGCGATCCTCATTGTTGCACTTGCAGCCGGCGCCGCGTCGGCGCTGATGTTCGCCTCGATCAGTTCGGGCGCGCTGATCTCGATATTGCTGTTCTATCTCTCCCCGCTGCCGATCATGGTGGCGGCGTTCGGCTGGGGCCCCCTCGCCGCCGCGATTGGTGGCGTCGGTGCGGCATCCGTGCTCGGGGCGATCTTCGGGCTTCCCTACAGCATCGCGTTTGCCATGATGGTGGCCGTTCCCGGCTGGTGGCTCGGCCACCTCGCCCTGCTCGGACGGCCGATCGAGGGCGCAGCCGGCGATGGCGCCACCCAGCAGCCGCCTGCGCTCGAATGGTATCCCGTCGGCAGGATCCTGCTCTGGATCGCGGCCTTTGCGGTGATCACCACCACGGCAACGCTGCTCACGCTCGGCGCGGACACCGACACCATCACCGCAGCTTTGCGACGCGGCCTGCTGAAGGTGCTCAGCGCCGGCGACGGCCAAGGCAGCGTCGAGATTGAACGGCTGGTCGACATGCTGGTGATCCTCGCGCCGCTGGCCGCGACGATCCTCTCGATGGTCACGCTGACACTGAACCTATGGCTGGCCGGCAAGATCACGCAGACCTCCGGGCGGCTCAACCGACCCTGGCCGGAATTGCGCAGCACCGCGCTTCCCTCCATGACGCTGGTCGCGCTGCTGGTGGCGGCGGCGCTCAGCTTCGTCGGCGGCATGCTTGCGCTGCTCGCCCAGATCGTCACCGCAGCGCTCGTGATCGGTTATGCCCTGGTCGGCTTTGCGGTCCTCCACACGCTGACCCTGTCGCTCAACAGCCGCGGCTTCTGGCTCGGCGGCATCTACGCCGTCGTCGTCATGTTCGGCTGGCCGATCGTCGCCATCTTCGCGCTTGGCATTGCCGACGCCGTATTCGGACTGCGCCAGCGCTATCTGCAAACACGACCGCCGCCTCTGCCCGCGGCCTGA
- a CDS encoding 30S ribosomal protein S18 codes for MADAGARRPFFRRRKSCPFTGANAPKIDYKDSKLLMRYVSERGKIVPSRITAVSAKKQRELARAIKRARFLGLLPYVIR; via the coding sequence ATGGCTGATGCTGGTGCCCGCCGTCCGTTTTTCCGTCGTCGCAAGTCCTGCCCGTTCACGGGCGCGAATGCGCCGAAGATCGACTACAAGGATTCCAAGCTGCTGATGCGTTACGTCTCCGAGCGCGGCAAGATCGTGCCGAGCCGCATCACGGCCGTGTCCGCCAAGAAGCAGCGTGAGCTCGCCCGCGCCATCAAGCGCGCGCGCTTCCTCGGCCTGCTGCCCTACGTCATTCGCTAA
- the rpsF gene encoding 30S ribosomal protein S6 encodes MPLYEHVFLARQDASTQQVDELTAQMTGIVEQGGGKVTKTESWGVRSLTYRMNKNRKAHFVLMNIDAPSAVVTEIERQERINEDVIRYLTVRVEEHEEGPSAMMRKADRDRERDDRGGGFRGDREGGGFRGDREGGFRGDRGPRRPRDEEAATEE; translated from the coding sequence ATGCCTCTTTATGAGCATGTTTTTCTCGCGCGTCAGGATGCGAGCACCCAGCAGGTGGATGAACTGACGGCCCAGATGACGGGTATCGTCGAACAGGGCGGCGGCAAGGTCACCAAGACCGAGAGCTGGGGCGTGCGCTCCCTCACCTACCGCATGAACAAGAACCGCAAGGCGCATTTCGTGCTGATGAACATCGACGCTCCGTCGGCTGTCGTCACCGAGATCGAGCGCCAGGAGCGGATCAACGAAGACGTCATCCGCTACCTCACCGTGCGCGTCGAAGAGCACGAGGAAGGCCCGTCCGCGATGATGCGCAAGGCCGACCGTGATCGCGAGCGCGACGATCGTGGCGGTGGCTTCCGTGGCGACCGCGAAGGCGGTGGCTTCCGTGGCGATCGCGAAGGTGGCTTCCGTGGCGACCGTGGTCCGCGCCGTCCGCGCGACGAAGAAGCTGCGACCGAGGAGTAA
- a CDS encoding TetR family transcriptional regulator, whose product MGSETAGGMSAPDPKHAVRATRSAGRKMRSLLLDAASRLFKERGLSGTSISDIAAAADAFPSQITYYFRTKEALFVEAASRDMLYLARATEQAALKAHTPREYSHALAETVTATDTVAFFAEALTLTRRRQDLAPLVERTIERLHSEGARAYAGQVERHGWRSLRAPEESSRRFWAIAIGVIVEGFAMGRGAEEMCRELLRALGEQATATTASANDGSRLRLVGDRDISPSTDGETSS is encoded by the coding sequence ATGGGTTCGGAGACCGCCGGCGGCATGTCTGCGCCCGATCCGAAGCACGCGGTGCGCGCGACGCGGTCGGCGGGGCGCAAGATGCGCTCGCTGCTGCTTGATGCCGCAAGCCGCCTGTTCAAGGAGCGTGGGCTCTCCGGCACCTCGATCTCCGACATCGCGGCCGCTGCGGACGCCTTTCCGAGCCAGATCACCTATTACTTCCGCACCAAGGAAGCGCTGTTCGTCGAAGCCGCCAGCCGCGACATGCTTTATCTCGCGCGCGCGACCGAGCAGGCTGCCCTGAAGGCCCACACGCCGCGCGAATACAGCCATGCTTTGGCCGAGACCGTGACCGCGACCGACACGGTCGCCTTCTTCGCCGAGGCCCTGACCCTGACGCGGCGCCGGCAGGATCTCGCGCCATTGGTCGAACGCACCATCGAGCGTCTGCACAGCGAAGGCGCGCGCGCCTATGCCGGCCAGGTCGAGCGGCACGGCTGGCGCTCGCTGCGCGCGCCCGAAGAGAGCTCGCGGCGGTTCTGGGCGATCGCGATCGGCGTGATCGTCGAAGGTTTTGCGATGGGCCGCGGCGCCGAGGAGATGTGCCGCGAATTGCTGCGCGCGCTCGGCGAGCAGGCCACCGCGACAACGGCGTCGGCCAATGATGGATCGCGCCTGCGCCTGGTCGGCGACCGCGATATTTCACCCTCAACGGACGGGGAGACAAGCTCATGA
- a CDS encoding fatty acid desaturase family protein has protein sequence MTTLRMRARDFLTEDELVAVRERTTWKGVALIVHAWALILGAIALVAWWPNPLTYLLAVAIIGSRQLGLAILMHDGAHGCLSADEKTNLALSQWFCAYPIFAETRGYRRYHLQHHARTQQEDDPDLVLSAPFPITRLSYRRKFLRDITGQTGYQQRKAQLLNAIGPKEWSLSRRAANFWQKLGPQCVTNALLFAGLAAAGVWWAYPLLWLVPLLTWMMVITRIRNIAEHAVVPDSADPLRNTRTTRANVLERLFIAPYYVNYHLEHHLLFYVPCYNLPRVHRILCGSRYAERMEVQPGYAAVLRLATARPAHEDRPGQLVNSARRAQAGARVNADQNAGGF, from the coding sequence ATGACCACGCTGCGCATGCGTGCCCGCGATTTCCTCACCGAAGACGAACTGGTGGCGGTGCGCGAGCGCACGACGTGGAAGGGCGTGGCCCTGATCGTGCACGCCTGGGCGCTGATCCTGGGCGCGATCGCGCTGGTGGCGTGGTGGCCCAATCCGCTGACCTACCTGCTGGCGGTTGCGATCATCGGCTCGCGCCAGCTCGGCCTTGCCATCCTGATGCATGACGGTGCGCATGGCTGTCTGTCGGCCGACGAGAAGACCAATCTGGCGCTGAGCCAGTGGTTCTGTGCCTACCCGATCTTCGCCGAAACCCGCGGCTATCGCCGCTATCATCTGCAACATCATGCCCGCACGCAGCAGGAGGACGATCCGGATCTCGTGCTGTCGGCGCCGTTCCCGATCACGAGGCTGAGCTACCGCCGGAAATTCCTCCGCGACATCACCGGGCAGACCGGCTACCAGCAGCGCAAGGCGCAACTGCTCAATGCGATCGGGCCGAAGGAGTGGTCGCTGTCGCGGCGTGCCGCCAATTTCTGGCAGAAGCTCGGGCCGCAATGCGTCACCAATGCGCTGCTGTTCGCGGGCCTCGCCGCCGCCGGCGTGTGGTGGGCCTATCCGCTGCTGTGGCTGGTGCCCTTGCTGACCTGGATGATGGTGATTACGCGGATCCGCAACATTGCTGAGCACGCCGTCGTGCCCGACAGCGCCGATCCGCTGCGCAACACCCGCACCACGCGGGCCAACGTCCTCGAGCGGCTGTTCATCGCGCCGTACTACGTGAACTATCACCTCGAGCATCATCTGCTGTTCTACGTGCCGTGCTACAACCTGCCGCGCGTCCACCGTATCCTCTGCGGAAGCCGTTATGCCGAGCGGATGGAGGTGCAGCCGGGCTACGCCGCCGTGCTGCGGCTGGCGACGGCCAGGCCCGCCCACGAGGACCGCCCGGGGCAATTGGTCAACAGCGCCCGCCGGGCGCAGGCCGGCGCCAGGGTTAACGCCGACCAGAATGCCGGTGGATTCTAG
- the fabD gene encoding ACP S-malonyltransferase — MTAAFTFPGQGSQAVGMGKALADAFPAAKAVFDEVDAALGEKLTAIIWDGPAETLQLTENAQPALMAVSIATLRVLESEAGFSVGRNAAFVAGHSLGEYSALAAAGSLTVSDTARLLRTRGLAMQKAVPVGAGAMAALLGLDYEAAVAVANEAAQGQVCQAANDNGGGQVVVSGDKAAVDRAVEIAKTKGAKRAMLLPVSAPFHCKLMQPAADAMAEALSGVTIKAPAAPLVSNVLASAITDPDEIRRRLIEQVTGTVRWRESVAYMAGQGVMRFFEIGAGKVLSGLVKRIADGAVGVSVGGPNDIAAAKDALAASA; from the coding sequence ATGACGGCAGCATTTACGTTTCCCGGGCAGGGCTCGCAGGCGGTTGGCATGGGCAAGGCGCTGGCCGACGCCTTTCCGGCCGCGAAGGCGGTGTTCGACGAGGTCGATGCCGCACTGGGCGAGAAGCTGACCGCGATCATCTGGGATGGTCCGGCGGAGACGCTGCAGCTCACCGAGAATGCCCAGCCGGCCCTGATGGCGGTCTCGATCGCCACTTTGCGCGTGCTGGAGAGCGAGGCCGGCTTCTCGGTCGGCCGCAATGCGGCTTTCGTGGCCGGGCACTCGCTCGGCGAATATTCGGCGTTGGCCGCCGCGGGCAGCCTGACCGTCAGCGACACCGCGCGGCTGCTGCGCACCCGCGGGCTTGCGATGCAGAAGGCGGTGCCGGTCGGCGCCGGTGCGATGGCCGCGCTGCTCGGCCTCGATTACGAGGCGGCGGTGGCGGTCGCCAATGAGGCGGCGCAGGGCCAGGTCTGCCAGGCGGCCAATGACAATGGCGGCGGACAGGTGGTGGTCTCCGGCGACAAGGCCGCGGTCGATCGCGCCGTCGAGATCGCCAAGACCAAGGGCGCCAAGCGCGCCATGCTGCTGCCGGTGTCCGCCCCGTTTCACTGCAAGCTGATGCAGCCGGCGGCCGATGCGATGGCAGAGGCGTTGTCCGGCGTCACCATCAAGGCGCCGGCGGCGCCGCTGGTCTCCAACGTGCTCGCTTCCGCCATCACCGATCCCGACGAGATCCGCCGCCGCCTGATCGAACAGGTCACCGGCACCGTTCGCTGGCGCGAGTCGGTTGCCTATATGGCCGGGCAGGGCGTGATGCGGTTCTTCGAGATCGGCGCCGGCAAGGTGCTGAGCGGCCTCGTCAAACGCATTGCGGACGGCGCGGTCGGCGTGTCCGTCGGCGGTCCGAACGATATTGCTGCGGCCAAGGATGCGCTGGCAGCGTCGGCTTGA
- the fabG gene encoding 3-oxoacyl-[acyl-carrier-protein] reductase, with amino-acid sequence MFDLTGKTALVTGATGGIGGAIAQALHAQGATVAISGTRREVLDGFAARLGERVHVLPCNLSSKEDVEALVPAAEAAMGQVDILIANAGITRDNLFVQLRDEDWDDVIAVNLTATFRLARAATKLMMRKRFGRIIAITSIVGVTGNPGQGNYTASKAGIIGLIKTLGAEYAKRGVTANCIAPGFIKTPMTDALNDKQREAILAKVPAARLGTPEDIAAAAVYLASNEAAYVTGQTIHVNGGMAMI; translated from the coding sequence ATGTTTGATCTGACTGGCAAGACCGCGCTCGTGACGGGCGCAACCGGCGGCATCGGCGGCGCGATCGCGCAGGCGCTGCATGCGCAGGGCGCGACGGTGGCGATCTCGGGGACCCGGCGCGAGGTGCTGGACGGCTTCGCCGCCAGGCTCGGCGAGCGCGTTCACGTGCTGCCGTGCAATCTCTCCAGCAAGGAGGATGTCGAGGCGCTGGTGCCGGCGGCGGAAGCTGCGATGGGCCAGGTCGACATTCTGATCGCGAACGCCGGCATCACCCGCGACAATCTGTTCGTGCAGCTGCGCGACGAGGATTGGGACGACGTGATCGCGGTCAACCTGACCGCGACGTTCCGCCTGGCGCGCGCGGCGACCAAGTTGATGATGCGCAAGCGCTTCGGCCGCATCATCGCGATCACCTCGATCGTCGGCGTCACTGGCAATCCGGGGCAGGGCAATTACACCGCGTCGAAGGCCGGCATCATCGGGCTGATCAAGACGCTGGGCGCCGAATACGCCAAGCGCGGCGTGACCGCCAACTGCATCGCGCCGGGCTTCATCAAGACGCCGATGACCGACGCGCTGAACGACAAGCAGCGTGAAGCCATCCTGGCGAAGGTTCCGGCGGCGCGGCTCGGAACGCCCGAGGATATCGCTGCGGCAGCGGTCTATCTGGCCTCGAACGAGGCCGCCTACGTCACCGGACAGACGATTCACGTCAACGGCGGGATGGCGATGATTTGA
- a CDS encoding acyl carrier protein, producing the protein MSEIGERVKKIVVEHLGVEPEKVVDSASFIDDLGADSLDTVELVMAFEEEFGCEIPDDAAETILTVGDATKFLEKNAKS; encoded by the coding sequence ATGAGTGAGATTGGCGAGCGGGTTAAGAAGATTGTGGTCGAGCACCTTGGTGTCGAACCCGAGAAGGTGGTCGATAGCGCGAGCTTCATCGATGACCTCGGCGCCGACAGCCTCGACACGGTCGAGCTCGTGATGGCCTTCGAAGAAGAATTCGGTTGCGAGATTCCGGACGACGCGGCGGAGACGATTCTGACCGTCGGCGACGCGACCAAGTTTCTTGAGAAGAACGCGAAGAGCTGA
- the fabF gene encoding beta-ketoacyl-ACP synthase II produces the protein MRRVVVTGLGMLTPLGCGVDATWARILAGDSGGKKIDTFEVSDLPSQVACYIPRGDGSNGTFNPDQWMEPKDQRKVDDFILYAMCAAKQALDDADWHPKSDEDQFATGTMIGSGIGGLTGIADTAVLLKERGPRRVSPFFIPGRLINLASGYVSIEHGLKGPNHSVVTACSTGAHAVGDAARLIALGDADVMVAGGAESPISRIGIAGFCAARALSTGFNDTPEKASRPYDKDRDGFVMGEGAGVLVLEEYEHAKRRGAKIYAEVTGYGLSGDAFHITSPPPDGNGGFRSMSMALKRAGLAASDLDYINAHGTSTLVGDEIELGAVERLLGNAASKVSMSSTKSATGHLLGAAGAIEAIFAILAIRDNVVPPTINLDNPSVQTAIDLVPHTSRKRDVNVALSNSFGFGGTNASVIVQRVIN, from the coding sequence ATGAGACGGGTTGTCGTCACGGGGCTGGGCATGCTTACACCGCTCGGCTGCGGCGTTGACGCAACCTGGGCGCGCATTCTCGCCGGCGACAGCGGCGGCAAGAAGATCGACACCTTCGAGGTGTCGGACCTGCCGAGCCAGGTCGCCTGCTACATTCCGCGCGGCGACGGCTCCAATGGCACCTTCAATCCCGATCAGTGGATGGAGCCGAAGGACCAGCGCAAGGTCGACGATTTCATCCTCTATGCGATGTGTGCGGCCAAGCAGGCGCTCGACGACGCCGACTGGCATCCGAAGTCGGACGAGGACCAGTTCGCCACCGGCACCATGATCGGTTCCGGCATCGGCGGTCTCACCGGCATCGCCGACACCGCCGTGCTGCTGAAGGAGCGTGGACCGCGCAGGGTTTCTCCGTTCTTCATTCCGGGCCGCCTGATCAATCTGGCGTCCGGTTACGTCTCGATCGAGCACGGCCTGAAGGGCCCCAATCATTCGGTCGTCACGGCGTGCTCGACCGGCGCGCATGCGGTCGGCGACGCGGCGCGGCTGATCGCGCTCGGCGATGCCGACGTGATGGTCGCGGGCGGCGCCGAATCGCCGATCTCCCGCATCGGCATTGCCGGCTTCTGCGCGGCGCGCGCGCTGTCCACCGGCTTCAACGACACTCCGGAAAAGGCATCGCGGCCCTACGACAAGGATCGCGACGGCTTCGTGATGGGCGAGGGCGCCGGCGTTCTCGTGCTCGAGGAGTATGAGCACGCCAAGCGGCGTGGTGCGAAGATCTACGCCGAGGTCACCGGCTACGGCCTGTCGGGCGACGCCTTCCATATCACCTCGCCGCCGCCGGACGGCAATGGCGGCTTCCGCAGCATGAGCATGGCGCTGAAGCGCGCCGGCCTTGCGGCGTCCGATCTCGACTACATCAACGCGCACGGCACCTCGACGCTGGTCGGCGACGAGATCGAGCTCGGTGCCGTCGAGCGCCTGCTCGGCAATGCAGCCTCGAAGGTCTCGATGTCGTCGACCAAGTCCGCGACCGGACATCTGCTCGGCGCCGCCGGTGCGATCGAGGCGATCTTCGCGATCCTGGCGATTCGCGATAACGTCGTGCCGCCGACCATCAATCTCGACAACCCGTCGGTGCAAACCGCGATCGATCTCGTGCCGCACACGTCGCGCAAGCGTGACGTAAACGTGGCGCTGTCCAATTCCTTCGGTTTCGGCGGCACCAACGCCTCCGTGATCGTGCAACGCGTGATCAATTAG
- the mltG gene encoding endolytic transglycosylase MltG, giving the protein MSERPPISPRSPRAALEPEQVPPPPKRSDRARNPFVIVGNAIFTILIILMIGAGATYYYGKQTLEAPGPLQEDKIVNIPARAGKRDIADVLSREGVINVNPWIFIGSVFALKASSDLKPGEYSFQKNASLRDVIATIVDGKVVQHAITIPEGLTSEQIVSRLSDNDIFTGSVREIPREGTLLPETYKFPRGTTRDQVIQRLQQAQKRVLAEIWERRNTDTPLKSPDQLVTLASIVEKETGRADERSRVAAVFVNRLRQRMKLQSDPTIIYGLVGGKGTLGRPIKRSEITQPSPYNTYVIDGLPPGPIANPGRASLEATANPARTRDLFFVADGTGGHAFTETYDQHAKNVAKLRASEKQIQNDTVEPVDDPAPAAAAPGTADTNPTATTPPKPTNQKKPPRSGRQGAAQQTISPPVVQR; this is encoded by the coding sequence ATGAGTGAGAGGCCGCCCATTTCACCGAGGAGTCCACGTGCCGCGCTGGAGCCCGAACAGGTTCCGCCGCCGCCCAAGCGCTCGGATCGCGCCCGCAATCCATTCGTGATCGTCGGCAATGCCATCTTCACCATCCTGATCATCCTGATGATCGGCGCCGGCGCGACTTACTATTACGGCAAGCAGACGCTGGAAGCGCCGGGGCCGCTGCAGGAAGATAAGATCGTCAACATCCCCGCGCGCGCCGGCAAGCGCGACATCGCCGACGTGCTGTCGCGTGAGGGCGTGATCAACGTCAATCCGTGGATCTTCATCGGCAGCGTGTTTGCGCTGAAGGCGAGTTCCGACCTGAAACCCGGCGAATACTCGTTCCAGAAGAACGCCAGCCTGCGCGACGTCATCGCCACCATCGTCGACGGCAAGGTGGTGCAGCACGCGATCACGATTCCGGAGGGGCTGACCTCCGAGCAGATCGTGTCGCGGCTCTCCGACAATGACATCTTCACCGGCTCGGTGCGCGAGATTCCGCGCGAGGGCACGCTGCTGCCGGAGACCTATAAATTCCCGCGCGGCACTACGCGCGACCAGGTGATCCAGCGCCTCCAGCAGGCGCAGAAGCGCGTGCTTGCCGAGATCTGGGAACGCCGCAACACCGATACGCCGCTGAAGTCGCCGGACCAGCTGGTGACGCTGGCCTCGATCGTCGAGAAGGAAACCGGCCGCGCCGACGAGCGCAGCCGCGTCGCCGCCGTGTTCGTCAACCGCCTGCGGCAGCGGATGAAGCTGCAATCCGATCCGACCATCATCTATGGGCTGGTGGGCGGCAAGGGAACGCTGGGGCGTCCGATCAAGCGCAGCGAGATCACGCAGCCGTCGCCCTACAACACCTATGTGATCGACGGCCTGCCGCCCGGACCGATCGCCAATCCCGGCCGCGCCTCGCTGGAGGCGACCGCCAATCCGGCGCGCACGCGCGACCTGTTCTTCGTTGCCGACGGAACCGGCGGCCACGCCTTCACCGAAACCTACGACCAGCACGCCAAGAATGTCGCCAAGCTGCGCGCGTCGGAAAAGCAGATCCAGAACGACACCGTCGAGCCCGTGGACGATCCGGCGCCTGCCGCCGCGGCACCCGGGACGGCGGACACCAATCCGACGGCGACCACGCCGCCGAAGCCCACCAATCAGAAGAAGCCGCCGCGCAGCGGTCGCCAGGGCGCAGCCCAGCAGACCATCTCGCCGCCCGTCGTGCAGCGCTAG
- a CDS encoding YicC family protein, translated as MALSSMTGFARSHGASGPYTFEWELKSVNAKGFDLRLRLPPGWDELEALAKKRAGELLSRGTVYANLTVKRSDAAQTIRINEDVLAAVVKVAGELAQRIDAVAPSIDGLLGIKGVIEVVEPESNEDEDKAAREAAAKAFEQALTSLVEMRRREGDALGQILMQRMDEIERLAKRAETAPGRKPEAIKARLAEQIAALLETSDRFDADRLSQEAILIATKADIREELDRIASHIGQAREMIGKGGPVGRRLDFLAQEFNREVNTCCSKSNDVELTNTGLEMKNVVEQFREQVQNLE; from the coding sequence ATGGCGCTGTCGAGCATGACTGGCTTTGCCCGGAGCCATGGCGCGAGCGGTCCCTATACGTTCGAGTGGGAGCTGAAATCGGTCAACGCCAAGGGCTTTGACTTGCGGTTGCGGCTGCCGCCCGGCTGGGACGAACTGGAAGCCCTGGCCAAGAAGCGCGCCGGCGAGCTGCTGTCGCGTGGCACGGTCTACGCCAATCTCACCGTCAAGCGCAGCGATGCGGCGCAGACCATCCGCATCAACGAGGACGTGCTCGCGGCCGTCGTGAAGGTCGCGGGTGAACTCGCGCAGCGGATCGACGCGGTGGCCCCGAGCATCGACGGGCTGCTCGGCATCAAGGGCGTCATCGAGGTGGTCGAGCCCGAGAGCAACGAGGACGAGGACAAGGCGGCACGCGAGGCCGCCGCGAAGGCCTTCGAGCAGGCGCTGACGAGCCTCGTCGAGATGCGCCGCCGCGAGGGCGATGCGCTCGGCCAGATCCTGATGCAGCGGATGGACGAGATCGAGCGGCTCGCCAAGCGCGCCGAGACGGCGCCCGGCCGCAAGCCCGAGGCGATCAAGGCGCGGCTCGCCGAGCAGATCGCCGCGCTGCTGGAGACTTCCGATCGCTTCGATGCAGACCGGCTCAGCCAGGAGGCGATCCTGATCGCCACCAAGGCCGATATCCGCGAGGAGCTCGATCGCATCGCTTCCCACATCGGCCAGGCGCGCGAGATGATCGGCAAGGGCGGCCCGGTCGGGCGGCGGCTCGACTTCCTCGCCCAGGAGTTCAATCGCGAGGTCAACACCTGCTGCTCGAAATCGAACGATGTCGAGTTGACCAACACCGGGCTCGAGATGAAGAACGTGGTCGAGCAGTTCCGCGAACAGGTCCAGAATCTGGAGTGA
- the gmk gene encoding guanylate kinase has translation MTAQGFDGVERRGLMFVLSSPSGAGKTTLSRMLLEREPGLKMSVSATTRPKRPGEVEARDYFFVDKKKFETMVEQGELLEWATVFDNLYGTPRAPVEAALSVGQDVLFDIDWQGTQQLHQKASVDVVRVFILPPSAADLEKRLHTRAQDSEEVIRGRMNRASHELSHWAEYDYIVVNQNVDDAFAEVQSILKAERLKRERRTGLTEFVRGLQRQLEK, from the coding sequence ATGACGGCGCAGGGTTTTGACGGCGTCGAGCGGCGCGGACTGATGTTCGTCCTGTCGTCGCCCTCGGGCGCCGGCAAGACGACGCTGTCGCGCATGCTGCTCGAGCGCGAGCCGGGCCTGAAAATGTCGGTGTCGGCGACGACGCGTCCGAAGCGGCCGGGCGAAGTCGAAGCCCGTGACTATTTCTTTGTCGACAAAAAGAAGTTCGAGACCATGGTCGAGCAGGGTGAGCTGCTCGAATGGGCGACGGTGTTCGACAATCTCTACGGCACGCCGCGTGCGCCGGTCGAGGCGGCGCTATCGGTGGGACAGGACGTTCTGTTCGACATCGATTGGCAGGGCACGCAGCAGTTGCACCAGAAGGCCAGCGTCGACGTGGTGCGGGTCTTCATCCTGCCGCCGTCGGCCGCCGATCTGGAGAAGCGGCTACATACGCGGGCGCAGGATTCGGAAGAGGTCATCCGCGGACGGATGAACCGCGCCAGCCACGAACTCAGCCACTGGGCGGAATACGACTACATCGTCGTCAACCAGAACGTCGACGACGCCTTTGCCGAGGTGCAGTCGATCCTGAAGGCTGAGCGGCTGAAGCGCGAGCGCCGCACCGGCCTCACCGAATTCGTGCGCGGCTTGCAGCGTCAGCTGGAGAAGTAG
- a CDS encoding alcohol dehydrogenase catalytic domain-containing protein codes for MARMVRQSLVKFDAPLCETIVDTPKPQGREVLVRIERCGLCHSDLHIQDGYADLGGGKKLDTTRGMTLPFTLGHEIAGVVDEVGPDAAKDLVGTNKAVFPWIGCGQCRDCLAGDENLCVKQRFLGVSIDGGFATHVLVPDAKYLLDYDPLPVNQAATLMCSGVTAYGALKRLVDRPRQRNLLLIGLGGVGMMGLSFAQAMFKQPITVADLSPAARETALKNGAAAAYDPAEPDVVKRMLKESDGGFDGVVDFAGNEKSMAFAVSTVARGGKIVVSGLMGGNFSLPMVQWVYKRMTIEGFMVGTLAEGQELMALARAGKIKPTPMKEEPMADVQKWIDELRAGKVVGRIVLKN; via the coding sequence ATGGCGCGTATGGTTCGCCAATCCCTCGTCAAGTTCGATGCACCGCTGTGCGAAACCATCGTGGACACGCCGAAGCCGCAGGGACGCGAAGTGCTCGTGCGTATCGAGCGCTGCGGCCTGTGCCATTCCGATCTCCACATCCAGGACGGCTACGCCGATCTCGGCGGGGGCAAGAAGCTCGACACCACCCGCGGCATGACGCTGCCCTTCACGCTCGGCCATGAGATCGCAGGCGTTGTCGACGAGGTCGGCCCCGATGCGGCGAAGGATCTGGTCGGGACCAATAAGGCGGTCTTCCCCTGGATCGGCTGCGGCCAGTGCCGCGACTGTCTCGCCGGCGACGAGAATCTCTGCGTCAAGCAGCGCTTCCTCGGCGTCTCCATCGACGGCGGCTTTGCGACCCACGTGCTGGTGCCCGACGCAAAGTACCTGCTCGACTACGATCCGCTGCCGGTCAACCAGGCCGCCACGCTGATGTGCTCCGGCGTCACCGCCTATGGCGCGCTGAAGCGCCTGGTGGATCGTCCGCGCCAGCGCAACCTGCTGCTGATCGGCCTCGGCGGCGTCGGCATGATGGGCCTGTCGTTCGCGCAGGCGATGTTCAAGCAGCCGATCACGGTTGCCGATCTCAGCCCCGCGGCGCGTGAGACCGCGCTGAAGAACGGCGCGGCCGCCGCCTACGATCCCGCAGAGCCCGACGTCGTCAAGCGCATGCTGAAGGAGAGCGACGGCGGCTTCGACGGCGTCGTCGACTTTGCCGGCAACGAGAAGTCGATGGCGTTTGCGGTGTCGACGGTGGCACGCGGCGGCAAGATCGTGGTGTCCGGACTGATGGGCGGCAACTTCTCGCTGCCGATGGTGCAGTGGGTCTACAAGCGCATGACCATCGAGGGCTTCATGGTCGGGACGCTGGCCGAAGGCCAGGAGCTGATGGCACTCGCCCGCGCCGGCAAGATCAAGCCGACGCCGATGAAGGAAGAGCCGATGGCCGACGTCCAGAAATGGATCGACGAGTTGCGCGCCGGAAAAGTCGTGGGACGCATCGTACTGAAGAACTAG